The following are encoded together in the Erwinia sp. E602 genome:
- a CDS encoding type II toxin-antitoxin system RelE/ParE family toxin, whose product MIEDVLSSLQTLELFGPRLGRPDVDQIKGSAFKNMRELRVQSNGRPVRAFFAFDPLRMAIVLCAGDKTGQKSKRFYSEMIKIADAEYTKHLEGIST is encoded by the coding sequence ATGATTGAGGATGTGCTTTCCAGCCTGCAGACGCTTGAGCTGTTTGGACCCAGACTGGGACGGCCAGATGTTGATCAGATTAAAGGCTCTGCATTCAAAAATATGAGAGAGTTGCGTGTTCAGAGTAACGGGCGCCCTGTAAGGGCATTCTTTGCTTTTGACCCCCTGAGAATGGCTATTGTGCTGTGTGCGGGGGATAAAACCGGTCAGAAGAGTAAGCGATTTTACAGCGAGATGATAAAAATCGCTGATGCAGAATACACGAAGCATCTGGAAGGAATAAGCACATGA
- a CDS encoding amino acid permease — translation MDHDTKTTQQPGLRRVLKARHLTMIAIGGSIGTGLFVASGATISQAGPGGALLSYALIGLMVYFLMTSLGELAAFMPVSGSFSTYGSKYVEEGFGFALGWNYWYNWAVTIAVDLVAAQLVMNWWFPDTPGWIWSALFLGLIFLLNYISVKGFGEAEYWFSLIKVVTVIIFIVVGMAMIVGILHGAENAGWHNWQTGDAPFAGGFAAMTGVAMIVGFSFQGTELIGIAAGESEDPAKNIPRAVRQVFWRILLFYVFAILVISLIIPYTDPSLLRNDVKDISVSPFTLVFQHAGLLSAAAVMNAVILTAVLSAGNSGMYASTRMLYTLACEGKAPRMFARLSKGGVPRNALYATTVVAGLCFLSSMFGNQTVYLWLLNTSGMTGFIAWLGIAISHYRFRKGYMTQGRDLADLPYRSGFFPLGPIFAFVLCLMITLGQNYQAFLADTIDWGGVAATYIGLPLFLAIWLGYRWTHKTRVVKYREMEFPTFRK, via the coding sequence ATGGATCATGACACAAAAACAACACAACAACCTGGCTTAAGGCGCGTACTTAAAGCCCGCCACTTAACGATGATCGCCATTGGCGGTTCGATCGGTACCGGTCTGTTTGTCGCCTCCGGCGCCACGATTTCTCAGGCGGGGCCGGGCGGTGCGCTGCTCTCCTACGCGCTGATCGGCCTGATGGTCTACTTCCTGATGACCAGCCTCGGCGAACTCGCCGCCTTTATGCCGGTTTCCGGCTCGTTCTCCACCTACGGTTCAAAGTACGTTGAAGAGGGCTTCGGCTTCGCGCTGGGCTGGAACTACTGGTACAACTGGGCGGTGACCATCGCCGTTGACCTCGTCGCCGCACAGCTGGTGATGAACTGGTGGTTCCCGGACACCCCGGGCTGGATCTGGAGCGCGCTGTTCCTCGGCCTGATCTTCCTGCTTAACTACATCTCGGTGAAGGGCTTCGGCGAAGCGGAGTACTGGTTCTCGCTGATTAAAGTGGTGACGGTGATTATCTTTATTGTCGTTGGCATGGCGATGATCGTCGGCATTCTGCACGGGGCTGAAAATGCCGGCTGGCACAACTGGCAGACCGGCGACGCGCCGTTCGCCGGCGGCTTTGCGGCGATGACTGGCGTGGCGATGATCGTTGGCTTCTCGTTCCAGGGCACCGAGCTGATCGGCATTGCGGCCGGTGAGTCAGAAGACCCGGCGAAAAATATTCCGCGCGCGGTGCGTCAGGTATTCTGGCGCATCCTGCTGTTCTACGTGTTTGCCATCCTGGTGATCAGCCTGATTATCCCGTACACCGACCCGAGCCTGCTGCGCAACGACGTGAAAGACATCAGCGTCAGCCCGTTCACGCTGGTGTTCCAGCACGCCGGCCTGCTGTCGGCGGCGGCGGTGATGAACGCGGTGATCCTGACGGCGGTGCTGTCGGCGGGCAACTCCGGCATGTACGCCTCCACGCGGATGCTCTATACCCTGGCCTGTGAAGGCAAAGCGCCGCGCATGTTTGCCCGACTGTCGAAGGGCGGCGTGCCGCGCAACGCGCTGTATGCCACTACCGTGGTCGCCGGGCTGTGCTTCCTCTCTTCGATGTTTGGCAACCAGACCGTCTACCTGTGGCTGCTGAACACCTCGGGGATGACCGGCTTTATCGCCTGGCTGGGGATCGCTATCAGCCACTACCGCTTCCGTAAAGGCTATATGACGCAGGGCCGGGATCTGGCCGACCTGCCGTACCGCTCCGGCTTCTTCCCGCTCGGGCCGATCTTCGCCTTTGTCCTGTGCCTGATGATTACCCTCGGCCAGAACTATCAGGCGTTCCTCGCCGATACCATCGACTGGGGCGGGGTGGCGGCGACCTATATTGGCCTGCCGCTGTTCCTGGCGATCTGGCTGGGCTACCGCTGGACGCACAAAACCCGCGTGGTGAAGTACCGGGAAATGGAGTTCCCCACCTTCAGGAAGTAA
- the fruB gene encoding fused PTS fructose transporter subunit IIA/HPr protein yields MFQLEVSAIKPGAQAADKQDAIRQVAAALTAAGNVGEGYVNGMLAREQQTSTYLGNGIAIPHGTTDTRDLVLNTGVQVFQFPQGIAWGDDQTAWVVIGIAAKSDEHLALLRQLTHVLSDDSVAEQLKSTDSAETLRALLMGEKQAAEFKFDASLITTDVAAGDLITLQALNAGRLQQAGAVDAAFVSSVIGAKPLNLGQGIWLNDSAVGNLASGVAIARAANAFEVDGEKAALLVTVAVADDQPLHVLNYLSDLLIAQKADRLLQADAAGILALLTSIVDEQAELLTEEFVIRNEHGLHARPGTALVSVIKQFNCDVTVTNLDGSGKPANGRSLMKVVALGVKKGHRLRFTASGEDARAALDAVGEAIASGLGEGAQ; encoded by the coding sequence ATGTTCCAGTTAGAAGTGAGTGCTATCAAGCCCGGCGCGCAGGCGGCCGACAAACAGGATGCCATCCGTCAGGTCGCCGCCGCGTTGACCGCCGCCGGTAACGTCGGCGAAGGCTACGTAAACGGTATGCTTGCGCGCGAGCAGCAGACCTCAACCTACCTCGGTAACGGTATTGCCATTCCGCACGGCACCACCGACACCCGCGACCTGGTGCTGAACACCGGCGTGCAGGTGTTCCAGTTTCCGCAGGGCATTGCCTGGGGTGACGATCAGACCGCCTGGGTGGTGATCGGCATCGCCGCCAAATCTGACGAACACCTGGCGCTGCTGCGTCAGCTGACCCACGTGCTGAGCGATGACAGCGTGGCAGAGCAGCTGAAAAGCACCGACTCGGCGGAAACCCTGCGCGCGCTGCTGATGGGCGAAAAGCAGGCCGCCGAATTTAAATTTGACGCTTCGCTGATTACCACCGACGTTGCGGCGGGCGATCTGATCACCCTGCAGGCGCTGAACGCCGGCCGTCTGCAGCAGGCGGGCGCGGTGGACGCGGCCTTCGTCAGCAGCGTGATTGGCGCTAAGCCGCTGAACCTTGGCCAGGGCATCTGGCTGAACGACAGCGCCGTCGGCAACCTCGCCAGCGGCGTGGCGATTGCCCGCGCGGCGAACGCCTTTGAGGTTGACGGTGAGAAAGCCGCGCTGCTGGTCACCGTGGCGGTTGCCGACGACCAGCCGCTGCACGTGCTGAACTACCTGAGCGACCTGCTGATTGCGCAGAAGGCCGATCGCCTGCTGCAGGCCGACGCCGCCGGCATCCTCGCGCTGCTGACCAGCATAGTGGATGAGCAGGCCGAACTGCTGACCGAAGAGTTTGTGATCCGCAACGAGCACGGCCTGCACGCCCGTCCGGGCACCGCGCTGGTCAGCGTGATCAAGCAGTTTAACTGCGACGTAACCGTCACCAACCTCGACGGCAGCGGCAAGCCGGCCAACGGCCGCAGCCTGATGAAGGTGGTGGCGCTGGGCGTGAAAAAAGGCCATCGCCTGCGCTTCACCGCCAGCGGTGAAGATGCCCGTGCGGCGCTGGATGCAGTAGGCGAAGCCATCGCATCCGGTCTGGGCGAGGGGGCACAATGA
- a CDS encoding ABC transporter ATP-binding protein, which translates to MQGLKISGFSAGYPKRQVITDLNIPLLPRGKITVLLGPNGCGKSTLLRSLAGLNKARGELWLNGDELMSLPFARRASRVVYLPQSLPAGVHLHVLESIIVAQRASGGRSTAASEAEVMALLEQLGIAHLAMSFLDQLSGGQKQLVGLAQSLIRRPELLLLDEPLSALDLNYQFHVMDLVARETRQRNIVTVVVVHDINIALRHSEHVLMLQNGRLIADGAPEEVITPESLAKVYGVRGRIERCSHGTPQVLIDGLVGDVA; encoded by the coding sequence ATGCAGGGACTGAAAATCAGCGGCTTCAGCGCCGGTTATCCAAAACGTCAGGTGATTACCGACCTGAACATTCCGCTGCTGCCGCGCGGCAAAATCACCGTGCTGCTGGGGCCGAACGGCTGCGGCAAGTCGACGCTGCTGCGCTCGCTGGCCGGGCTGAATAAGGCCAGAGGCGAGCTGTGGCTGAACGGTGACGAGCTGATGAGCCTGCCGTTTGCCCGCCGCGCATCAAGGGTGGTCTACCTGCCGCAGTCGCTGCCGGCCGGGGTACACCTGCACGTGCTGGAGTCGATTATCGTGGCGCAGCGCGCCTCCGGCGGACGCAGCACCGCCGCCAGCGAAGCCGAGGTGATGGCGCTGCTGGAACAGCTGGGCATCGCCCACCTGGCGATGAGCTTCCTCGATCAGCTCTCCGGCGGGCAGAAGCAGCTGGTGGGGCTGGCGCAGTCGCTGATCCGCCGCCCGGAGCTGCTGCTGCTCGATGAGCCGCTCAGCGCCCTCGACCTTAACTACCAGTTCCACGTGATGGACCTGGTGGCGCGCGAGACCCGCCAGCGCAATATCGTGACCGTGGTGGTGGTGCATGACATCAACATCGCGCTGCGCCACAGCGAACACGTGCTGATGCTGCAGAACGGCAGGCTGATTGCCGACGGTGCGCCGGAGGAGGTGATCACCCCGGAGAGCCTGGCGAAAGTCTACGGCGTGCGCGGCCGCATTGAGCGCTGTTCGCACGGTACGCCGCAGGTGCTGATTGATGGCCTGGTGGGGGATGTGGCCTGA
- a CDS encoding S-(hydroxymethyl)glutathione dehydrogenase/class III alcohol dehydrogenase, giving the protein MQMIKTRAAVAWAAGEPLKIEELDLMPPQKGEVLVRITATGVCHTDAYTLSGKDPEGVFPAVLGHEGGGIVEAVGEGVTSVAVGDHVIPLYTPECRQCKFCLSGKTNLCQAIRTTQGKGLMPDGTTRFFKDGQPIFHYMGTSTFSEYTVVPEISLAKISKEAPLEEVCLLGCGVTTGMGAVLNTAKVKEGDTVAIFGLGGIGLSAIIGAKMAKAGRIIGIDLNTSKFDLARKLGATDLINPKDFDKPIQEVIVEMTDGGVDFSFECIGNVNVMRAALECCHKGWGESVIIGVAGAGEEIATRPFQLVTGRVWRGSAFGGVKGRTELPGIVQRYMDGDFQLNDFITHTLPLEQINEAFDLMHEGKSIRTVIHFDK; this is encoded by the coding sequence ATGCAGATGATTAAAACGCGTGCGGCCGTTGCCTGGGCAGCCGGCGAACCCCTGAAGATTGAAGAACTGGATCTGATGCCACCGCAGAAGGGCGAAGTGCTGGTGCGCATCACCGCCACCGGCGTCTGCCATACCGACGCCTACACCCTCTCCGGCAAAGATCCGGAGGGCGTGTTCCCGGCGGTACTCGGCCACGAGGGCGGCGGTATTGTTGAAGCGGTCGGCGAAGGCGTCACCAGCGTGGCGGTGGGCGATCACGTGATCCCGCTGTACACCCCGGAGTGTCGCCAGTGTAAGTTCTGCCTGTCCGGTAAAACCAACCTGTGCCAGGCGATCCGAACCACCCAGGGCAAGGGCCTGATGCCGGACGGCACCACCCGCTTCTTTAAAGACGGCCAGCCGATCTTCCACTATATGGGCACCTCCACCTTCTCTGAGTACACCGTGGTACCGGAGATCTCGCTGGCGAAAATCAGTAAAGAAGCGCCGCTGGAAGAAGTGTGCCTGCTCGGCTGTGGCGTCACCACCGGCATGGGCGCGGTGCTGAACACCGCCAAAGTGAAAGAAGGCGATACCGTGGCAATCTTCGGCCTCGGCGGTATCGGCCTGTCGGCGATTATCGGCGCGAAAATGGCGAAGGCTGGCCGGATCATCGGCATCGATCTGAACACCAGTAAGTTTGACCTGGCGCGTAAGCTGGGTGCGACCGACCTGATCAACCCGAAAGATTTCGATAAGCCAATCCAGGAGGTGATCGTTGAGATGACCGACGGCGGCGTTGACTTCTCCTTCGAGTGCATCGGTAACGTTAACGTGATGCGTGCGGCGCTGGAGTGCTGCCACAAGGGCTGGGGCGAATCGGTGATTATCGGCGTTGCCGGTGCCGGTGAAGAGATCGCCACCCGTCCGTTCCAGCTGGTCACCGGCCGCGTGTGGCGCGGTTCCGCCTTCGGCGGCGTGAAGGGCCGTACCGAGCTGCCGGGCATCGTCCAGCGCTATATGGACGGCGACTTCCAGCTTAACGACTTTATCACCCACACCCTGCCGCTGGAGCAGATCAACGAAGCGTTCGATCTTATGCACGAAGGCAAATCGATCCGTACGGTGATTCATTTCGATAAATGA
- a CDS encoding iron ABC transporter permease, whose translation MSVSVDSAQSADQTPPDGAMGRYHQVLRHRLLIMGGLLLLILASLLLDFTLGPSGLSLATLWQTLISPESVDAGTRVIVWDIRLPYALMAVVVGLGLGLAGAEMQTILNNPLASPFTLGVSSAAAFGAALAIVLGIGIPGIPDQWFISANAFVFALLAALMLDAVTRWTQVSTSGVVLFGIALVFTFNALVSMMQFIASEDTLQGLVFWTMGSLARSSWDKLAVLSIALLILVPISMMSAWKLTALRLGEDRAVSFGIDVRRLRLGTLLRISIISALAVAFVGPIGFIGLVAPHIARMVFGEDHRFYLPASALTGALVLSLASVASKNILPGVIIPVGIVTSLVGVPFFLSIILRHRGNI comes from the coding sequence ATGAGTGTAAGCGTTGATTCGGCGCAGTCCGCCGACCAAACCCCGCCCGACGGCGCGATGGGCCGTTATCACCAGGTGCTGCGGCACCGGCTGCTGATTATGGGCGGGCTGCTGCTGCTGATCCTCGCTTCGCTGCTGCTCGACTTTACCCTTGGCCCGTCCGGGCTGTCGCTGGCCACCCTGTGGCAAACGCTGATCTCGCCGGAGTCGGTGGATGCCGGTACCCGGGTGATCGTCTGGGATATCCGCCTGCCGTATGCGCTGATGGCGGTGGTAGTGGGGCTGGGGCTGGGCCTCGCCGGTGCCGAAATGCAGACCATCCTCAATAACCCGCTGGCCAGCCCGTTTACCCTCGGCGTCTCCTCTGCCGCCGCCTTCGGCGCCGCGCTGGCGATCGTGCTGGGCATCGGCATTCCCGGCATTCCCGACCAGTGGTTTATCTCCGCTAACGCCTTTGTGTTTGCGCTGCTGGCCGCGCTGATGCTGGACGCGGTCACCCGCTGGACCCAGGTCTCCACCTCCGGGGTGGTGCTGTTTGGCATCGCGCTGGTGTTCACCTTTAACGCGCTGGTGTCGATGATGCAGTTTATCGCCAGCGAAGATACCCTGCAGGGGCTGGTGTTCTGGACCATGGGCAGCCTGGCGCGCTCATCATGGGACAAGCTGGCGGTGCTGAGCATTGCGCTGCTGATCCTGGTACCTATCTCGATGATGAGCGCCTGGAAACTGACCGCGCTGCGGCTGGGGGAGGATCGCGCGGTGAGCTTTGGCATCGACGTGCGTCGTCTGCGCCTCGGCACCCTGCTGCGCATCAGTATTATCTCCGCGCTGGCGGTGGCCTTTGTCGGGCCAATCGGCTTTATCGGCCTGGTTGCGCCGCACATCGCGCGCATGGTGTTCGGTGAAGATCACCGCTTCTACCTGCCGGCCAGCGCGCTGACCGGGGCGCTGGTGCTGTCGCTGGCCTCGGTGGCGTCGAAAAACATCCTGCCAGGGGTGATCATTCCGGTGGGTATCGTGACCTCGCTGGTCGGCGTGCCGTTCTTCCTGAGTATTATTCTGCGCCATCGGGGGAATATCTGA
- the fruA gene encoding PTS fructose transporter subunit IIBC, whose amino-acid sequence MKTLLIIDSSLGLATGHLAKNITTAAAASAGVTLTDNPAEADRIIVAGKNIPADATLNGKAIYLADIQQLLSQPAAVLAQAQTDAQPYQAPAVAAAAPVAAAGNGPKRIVAVTACPTGVAHTFMAAEAIDTEAKKRGWWVKVETRGSVGAGNAITAEEVAAADLVIVAADIEVDLAKFAGKPMYRTSTGLALKKTAQELDKAVAEAKPYQPAGGQQAAAGDDKKEKAGAYRHLLTGVSYMLPMVVAGGLSIALSFAFGITAFKEQGTLAAALMQIGGGSAFALMVPVLAGFIAFSIADRPGLTPGLIGGMIATSINAGFLGGIIAGFIAGYAAKFLSQKVKLPTSMEALKPILIIPLVASLITGLLMIYVVGKPVAGIMAGLTSWLANMGTANAVLLGAVLGGMMCTDMGGPVNKVAYAFGVGLLSSQTYAPMAAIMAAGMVPPLAMGVATLVARRKFNKGQQEGGKAALVLGLCFISEGAIPFAARDPMRVLPCCIVGGALTGALSMWIGAKLMAPHGGLFVLLIPGAITPVVGYLLSIVAGTLVAGLTYAVLKRPEAELAKA is encoded by the coding sequence ATGAAAACGCTGCTGATAATAGATTCTTCGCTGGGGCTGGCAACCGGACATCTGGCAAAAAACATCACCACCGCCGCGGCGGCCAGCGCCGGCGTGACGCTGACCGATAACCCGGCAGAGGCCGATCGCATCATCGTGGCCGGGAAAAACATTCCGGCCGACGCGACGCTGAACGGCAAAGCCATTTACCTCGCCGACATCCAGCAGCTGCTCAGCCAGCCGGCTGCGGTGCTGGCGCAGGCGCAGACCGATGCACAGCCTTACCAGGCCCCGGCGGTTGCTGCGGCTGCACCGGTGGCGGCGGCGGGCAACGGCCCGAAACGTATTGTGGCGGTAACCGCCTGTCCGACCGGCGTGGCGCACACCTTTATGGCGGCGGAAGCCATCGACACCGAAGCGAAAAAACGCGGCTGGTGGGTGAAGGTGGAGACCCGTGGTTCCGTGGGTGCCGGTAACGCGATTACCGCAGAAGAAGTGGCGGCGGCGGATCTGGTGATCGTCGCGGCCGATATTGAAGTGGACCTGGCGAAATTCGCCGGCAAGCCGATGTACCGTACGTCTACCGGCCTGGCGCTGAAGAAAACCGCGCAGGAGCTGGATAAAGCGGTGGCGGAAGCCAAACCTTACCAGCCTGCGGGTGGCCAGCAGGCCGCCGCAGGTGATGATAAGAAAGAGAAGGCCGGTGCCTACCGTCACCTGCTGACCGGCGTGTCTTACATGCTGCCGATGGTGGTGGCAGGGGGCCTGAGCATCGCGCTGTCGTTCGCCTTTGGTATCACCGCCTTTAAAGAGCAGGGTACGCTGGCCGCCGCGTTAATGCAGATCGGTGGCGGCAGCGCCTTCGCGCTGATGGTCCCGGTGCTGGCGGGCTTTATCGCCTTCTCGATCGCCGACCGTCCGGGTCTGACCCCGGGCCTGATTGGCGGCATGATCGCCACCAGCATCAACGCCGGCTTCCTTGGCGGCATTATCGCCGGCTTTATCGCCGGTTATGCGGCGAAGTTCTTAAGCCAGAAGGTCAAACTGCCGACCAGTATGGAAGCGCTGAAGCCGATCCTGATCATCCCGCTGGTCGCCAGCCTGATTACCGGCCTGCTGATGATTTACGTGGTGGGTAAACCGGTGGCGGGCATTATGGCCGGTCTGACCAGCTGGCTGGCGAACATGGGTACCGCCAACGCGGTGCTGCTGGGCGCGGTGCTGGGCGGCATGATGTGTACCGATATGGGTGGCCCGGTGAACAAGGTGGCTTACGCCTTCGGCGTCGGCCTGCTGAGCTCGCAGACCTATGCGCCGATGGCGGCGATTATGGCGGCCGGTATGGTGCCACCGCTGGCGATGGGTGTGGCAACGCTGGTTGCGCGTCGTAAGTTCAACAAGGGTCAGCAGGAGGGCGGCAAAGCGGCGCTGGTTCTCGGCCTGTGCTTTATCTCTGAAGGCGCGATTCCGTTCGCCGCCCGTGACCCGATGCGCGTGCTGCCCTGCTGCATCGTCGGCGGCGCGCTGACCGGTGCGCTCTCCATGTGGATTGGCGCCAAACTGATGGCACCGCACGGCGGCCTGTTTGTGCTGCTGATCCCGGGCGCGATTACGCCGGTGGTTGGCTACCTGCTCTCTATCGTTGCCGGTACGCTGGTGGCGGGCCTGACTTACGCGGTGCTGAAGCGCCCGGAAGCAGAGCTGGCAAAAGCCTGA
- the yieE gene encoding DNA-binding transcriptional regulator YeiE: MHITLRQLEVFAEVLKSGSTTQASQVLSLSQSAVSAALADLEGQLSVQLFDRVGKRLVVNEHGRLLYPRAVGLLEQAQEIQQLFRDDNGALRIAASSTIGNYLLPGMIAGYRRDYPTLPLELSVGNSQDVITAVADFQADIGLIEGPCHMAELVTEPWLEDDLVVFTAPGAAILSQPVTLASLAEAPWILREHGSGTREIVDYLLLSHLPSFELALELGNSEAIKHAVRHGMGVSCLSRRVIAEQLEIGTLVELPLPSPLPKLKRTLYRIHHRQKHLSKALERFLSYCKE; the protein is encoded by the coding sequence ATGCACATTACGCTACGCCAGCTGGAAGTCTTCGCCGAAGTGCTAAAAAGCGGCTCCACCACCCAGGCCTCGCAGGTGCTGTCGCTGTCGCAGTCGGCGGTCAGCGCCGCGCTGGCCGATCTGGAGGGGCAGCTTAGCGTACAGCTGTTTGACCGGGTCGGGAAGCGGCTGGTGGTGAACGAGCACGGGCGGCTGCTCTATCCACGCGCCGTCGGGCTGCTGGAGCAGGCCCAGGAGATCCAGCAGCTGTTCCGCGACGATAACGGCGCGCTGCGCATTGCCGCCAGCAGCACTATCGGCAACTATCTGCTGCCGGGAATGATCGCCGGCTACCGCCGCGACTACCCGACGCTGCCGCTGGAGCTGAGCGTCGGCAACAGCCAGGACGTGATCACCGCGGTGGCCGATTTTCAGGCCGATATCGGCCTGATCGAAGGGCCCTGCCATATGGCTGAACTGGTGACCGAGCCCTGGCTGGAGGATGATCTGGTGGTGTTTACCGCGCCCGGCGCGGCGATCCTCAGCCAGCCGGTGACGCTGGCCAGCCTGGCTGAAGCGCCGTGGATCCTGCGCGAACACGGCTCCGGCACGCGGGAGATCGTCGATTATCTGCTGCTGTCGCACCTGCCGAGCTTTGAGCTGGCGCTGGAACTGGGTAACTCAGAGGCGATCAAGCACGCGGTGCGCCACGGGATGGGCGTCAGCTGCCTGTCACGCCGGGTGATCGCCGAGCAGCTGGAGATTGGCACGCTGGTGGAACTGCCGCTGCCGTCGCCACTGCCGAAGCTGAAACGCACGCTGTACCGCATTCATCACCGGCAGAAGCACCTGTCGAAGGCGCTGGAACGTTTCCTTAGTTACTGTAAAGAGTAG
- the nfo gene encoding deoxyribonuclease IV translates to MKFIGAHVSAAGGVDQAVKRAAEIEATAFALFTKNQRQWRAAPLTDEVITAFKQACEQYRFTPAQILPHDSYLINLGHPVEEALEKSREAFLDEMTRCQQLGLSLLNFHPGSHLQQISEEACLKRIAESLNIVLDKTEGVTAVIENTAGQGSNLGFRFEHLAAIIDGVEDKSRVGVCIDTCHAFAGGYDLRSEEECENTFAEFERVVGFQYLRGMHLNDAKSAFNSRVDRHHSLGEGNIGKAAFSWLMKDPRFDGIPMILETINPDIWIDEIAWLKSEQVSS, encoded by the coding sequence ATGAAATTTATCGGTGCCCACGTTAGCGCCGCTGGCGGCGTGGACCAGGCGGTGAAACGCGCGGCAGAAATTGAAGCCACTGCCTTCGCGCTCTTTACCAAGAATCAGCGCCAGTGGCGCGCCGCGCCGCTGACGGATGAGGTAATTACCGCCTTTAAACAGGCGTGTGAGCAGTACCGTTTTACCCCGGCGCAGATCCTGCCCCACGACAGCTACCTGATTAACCTCGGCCACCCGGTTGAGGAGGCGCTGGAAAAATCCCGCGAGGCGTTTCTCGATGAGATGACCCGCTGCCAGCAGCTGGGGCTGAGCCTGCTCAACTTCCATCCGGGCAGCCATCTGCAGCAGATTAGCGAAGAAGCCTGCTTAAAGCGCATCGCCGAGTCGCTGAATATCGTGCTGGATAAAACCGAGGGCGTGACCGCCGTGATTGAAAATACCGCCGGTCAGGGCAGCAATCTGGGGTTCCGCTTCGAGCACCTGGCGGCAATCATCGACGGCGTGGAGGATAAATCCCGCGTCGGCGTCTGCATTGACACCTGCCACGCCTTTGCCGGCGGCTACGATCTGCGCAGTGAAGAGGAGTGTGAGAACACCTTTGCCGAATTTGAACGGGTGGTGGGTTTTCAGTACCTGCGCGGCATGCACCTGAACGATGCCAAAAGCGCCTTTAACAGCCGGGTTGACCGCCACCACAGCCTCGGCGAGGGCAATATCGGCAAGGCCGCCTTCAGCTGGCTGATGAAAGACCCGCGCTTCGACGGTATCCCGATGATTCTGGAAACCATCAATCCGGATATCTGGATCGATGAAATTGCGTGGCTTAAGTCGGAGCAGGTGTCGTCATAG
- a CDS encoding helix-turn-helix transcriptional regulator, which produces MTKLSQLIAERSAESQQRIREKTEAKILEIRLRQLREEQHLSQSELAAKMGVSQPAITAIESRGEEIKLATLKKYVEALGGKVSLNIEMPGGSGRIYPV; this is translated from the coding sequence ATGACCAAACTGAGCCAACTGATTGCCGAGCGCTCTGCGGAGTCTCAACAGCGTATTCGCGAGAAAACGGAAGCAAAAATTCTTGAGATCCGTTTGCGGCAGTTACGTGAAGAACAGCATCTTTCACAGAGTGAACTGGCCGCTAAAATGGGCGTCAGCCAGCCAGCCATTACGGCGATTGAGTCTCGAGGCGAGGAAATTAAGCTGGCGACTTTAAAAAAGTACGTTGAGGCACTGGGCGGAAAGGTCAGTCTGAACATTGAGATGCCTGGCGGAAGCGGGCGCATTTATCCGGTTTAA
- the fghA gene encoding S-formylglutathione hydrolase, which produces MADNMELLEEHRMHGGWQQRYRHQSAVLNCPMTFSIFLPEPKDDIPPPVVWFLAGLTCTDENFSVKSGAQRAAAELGLVLVMPDTSPRGEGVANDEGYDLGQGAGFYLNATQAPWSAHFRMYDYINDELPALIADRFKVSDRQAIMGHSMGGHGALTLALRNPGKFSSVSAFAPIVNPLEVPWGQKAFRHYLGDDRQAWKEYDSCWLLSQTSDQLPMLIDQGDSDQFLADQLRPERLAALARDRGYPLTLRIQPGYDHSYFFIASFVEDHLRFHAKHLLV; this is translated from the coding sequence GTGGCTGATAATATGGAACTACTCGAAGAACACCGCATGCACGGCGGCTGGCAGCAACGTTACCGCCATCAGTCGGCGGTGCTGAACTGCCCGATGACCTTCAGCATCTTTCTGCCGGAGCCGAAGGACGATATTCCGCCGCCGGTGGTCTGGTTCCTCGCCGGGCTGACCTGCACCGATGAGAACTTTAGCGTTAAGTCCGGCGCACAGCGGGCTGCCGCCGAGCTTGGCCTGGTGCTGGTGATGCCGGATACCAGCCCGCGCGGCGAAGGCGTGGCGAATGATGAAGGGTACGATCTTGGCCAGGGCGCGGGGTTCTACCTCAACGCCACCCAGGCCCCCTGGTCGGCGCACTTCCGTATGTATGACTACATTAACGACGAACTGCCGGCGCTGATTGCCGACCGCTTTAAGGTCAGCGATCGTCAGGCGATCATGGGGCATTCGATGGGCGGCCACGGCGCGCTGACCCTTGCGCTGCGTAATCCGGGCAAGTTCAGCTCGGTCTCCGCCTTTGCTCCGATCGTCAATCCGCTGGAGGTGCCGTGGGGCCAGAAGGCCTTCCGCCACTATCTCGGGGACGATCGTCAGGCGTGGAAAGAGTACGACAGCTGCTGGCTGCTGAGCCAGACCAGCGACCAGCTGCCGATGCTGATCGACCAGGGCGACAGCGACCAGTTCCTCGCCGACCAGCTGCGGCCGGAGCGTCTGGCCGCCCTCGCCCGCGATCGCGGCTACCCGCTGACGCTGCGCATCCAGCCCGGCTACGATCACAGCTACTTCTTTATCGCCAGCTTTGTGGAAGATCACCTGCGCTTCCACGCGAAACATCTGCTGGTGTAG